From a single Herbiconiux sp. SALV-R1 genomic region:
- a CDS encoding manganese efflux pump MntP family protein yields MALWSIFLLALGVSADAFAVALGKGLQMRRFDVRHALVIALTFGAFQAAMPLLGWVLGTQLNQFIAPVDHWIAFGLLALIGGKMIWEAFAKAEQREIESRLDVRELLVLAVATSIDALAVGISLAFVAASIWEAIAVIGVTTAVLTFAGIVVGHRVGLRFRGPAEVVGGVILVLIGLKILLEHLGVIAF; encoded by the coding sequence GTGGCACTCTGGTCGATCTTCCTGCTCGCGCTCGGCGTCTCGGCCGACGCCTTCGCGGTCGCCCTCGGCAAGGGCCTCCAGATGCGGCGCTTCGACGTGCGCCACGCCCTCGTCATCGCCCTGACCTTCGGCGCTTTCCAGGCCGCGATGCCGCTCCTCGGCTGGGTGCTCGGCACGCAGCTCAACCAGTTCATCGCGCCCGTCGACCACTGGATCGCCTTCGGCCTGCTCGCCCTCATCGGCGGCAAGATGATCTGGGAGGCCTTCGCCAAGGCCGAGCAGAGAGAGATCGAGAGCCGCCTCGACGTGCGCGAGCTGCTCGTGCTCGCGGTCGCCACGAGCATCGACGCCCTCGCCGTCGGCATCTCGCTCGCCTTCGTCGCCGCGTCGATCTGGGAGGCCATCGCCGTCATCGGCGTCACGACCGCCGTGCTCACCTTCGCCGGAATCGTCGTCGGCCACCGGGTGGGCCTTCGCTTCCGCGGCCCCGCCGAGGTCGTCGGCGGTGTCATCCTCGTGCTCATCGGCCTCAAGATCCTGCTCGAGCACCTCGGCGTCATCGCGTTCTAG